The Takifugu flavidus isolate HTHZ2018 chromosome 17, ASM371156v2, whole genome shotgun sequence genome contains a region encoding:
- the fars2 gene encoding phenylalanine--tRNA ligase, mitochondrial has protein sequence MRLPNRPLSLLRPLQTHLYCVAAFQTSSRLLSTTDPAGQATVEVLGHAYQRDDFTNVTPKILAKVGRNLHNQSHHPLWLIKERIKSHFYSLYTCRGNPLFSVHDNLSPVVTVEQNFDSLLIPPDHPSRKQGDNYYLNRETMLRAHTSAHQRELVRSGLDAFLVAGDVYRRDEIDTSHYPVFHQMEGVRLFSNHELFQKVQNSEDLSLFEAGGRRTPHKQETHSLEAVKLLEFDLKHTLTRLVTHLFGAAVDVRWVDCHFPFTHPSFEMEVRFQGDWMEVLGCGVMEQQLLNAAGAGNKVGWAFGLGLERLAMVLYNIPDIRLFWSQDERFLKQFQVQDIQQPVSFQPLSKYPPLHNDISFWLPTNSQKFIENDFYELVRSIGGDLVEKVSLVDKFQHPRTGRWSRCYRISYRHMERTLTQQEARLVHQQIEHAAEAALGVQGRY, from the exons ATGAGGCTCCCCAACAGGCCCCtcagcttgctccgccccctccagaCTCACCTGTACTGTGTGGCAGCGTTCCAGACCAGCAGTCGACTCCTCAGCACCACTGACCCTGCTGGTCAGGCCACCGTGGAGGTTCTTGGCCACGCCTACCAGCGTGATGACTTCACCAATGTCACACCGAAGATCCTGGCCAAGGTCGGCCGCAACCTGCACAACCAATCCCATCATCCTCTGTGGCTCATCAAGGAACGAATCAAGTCGCACTTCTACAG CCTCTACACCTGCCGGGGGAACCCCCTGTTCTCTGTCCACGATAACCTGAGCCCGGTCGTCACAGTGGAGCAGAACTTCGACAG TTTGCTGATCCCGCCTGATCACCCCAGCAGGAAACAGGGAGACAATTATTACCTGAACAG GGAAACGATGCTCCGCGCTCACACCTCCGCCCACCAACGGGAGCTGGTGCGGTCCGGCCTGGACGCCTTCCTGGTGGCCGGAGACGTCTACCGGCGGGACGAGATAGACACCAGTCACTACCCGGTGTTCCACCAGATGGAGGGAGTTCGCCTCTTCTCCAACCACGAg CTGTTCCAGAAGGTGCAGAACAGCGAAGATCTGTCCCTGTTTGAGGCGGGCGGGCGGCGGACGCCTCACAAACAGGAAACGCACAGCCTGGAAGCCGTCAAGCTGCTGGAGTTTGACCTGAAACACACGCTGACCCGCCTGGTCACACACCTGTTCGGAGCAG CTGTGGACGTGCGGTGGGTGGACTGTCACTTCCCCTTCACTCACCCCTCCTTTGAGATGGAGGTGCGGTTCCAGGGTGACTGGATGGAGGTGCTGGGCTGTGGCgtgatggagcagcagctgctgaacgCTG ctggagcaggaaacaAGGTGGGCTGGGCCTTTGGTCTGGGTCTGGAGAGGTTAGCCATGGTCCTGTACAACATCCCAGACATCCGGCTCTTCTGGAGTCAAGACGAACGCTTCCTGAAGCAGTTCCAAGTTCAGGACATCCAGCAGCCCGTCAGCTTCCAG cctcTCAGTAAATACCCGCCGCTCCACAACGACATCTCCTTCTGGCTCCCAACCAACAGCCAGAAGTTCATAGAAAATGATTTCTACGAGCTGGTTCGGTCCATAGGAGGAGACCTGGTGGAGAAGGTGTCCCTGGTGGACAAGTTCCAGCACCCAAg GACCGGGAGGTGGAGCCGCTGTTACCGCATCAGCTACCGTCACATGGAGCGGACGCTGACTCAGCAGGAGGCGCGGCTCGTCCACCAGCAGATCGAGCACGCCGCCGAGGCGGCGCTGGGGGTGCAGGGCCGGTACTGA
- the LOC130513712 gene encoding cytochrome b5 isoform X1, which produces MGETSEKSPSGVKYFRLSEIEEQKSIKSTWIIINYKVYDVTKFLEEHPGGEEVLREHAGGDATESFEDVGHSTDAREMAGSLLMGELHPDDRHKIEKPQETWVTPVADEYSSWTNWVVPGLVAILVTMLYRVLTSD; this is translated from the exons ATGGGTGAAACGTCGGAAAAGAGCCCGAGCGGAGTGAAATACTTCCGTCTGTCCGAGATCGAAGAACAGAAGTCGATTAAATCAACGTGGATCATCATCAACTACAAAGTTTATGATGTGACCAAGttcctggaggag CAcccgggaggagaggaggtgctgcggGAGCATGCGGGCGGGGACGCCACGGAAAGCTTCGAGGATGTCGGCCACTCCACCGACGCCAGAGAGATGGCGGGCAGCCTGCTGATGGGCGAGCTGCACCCG GATGACAGACACAAGATCGAAAAACCACAG GAGACGTGGGTGACACCTGTGGCGGACGAGTACAG CAGTTGGACTAACTGGGTCGTTCCCGGTCTGGTCGCCATCCTGGTCACCATGCTTTACCGCGTCCTCACCAGCGACTGA
- the dipk1c gene encoding divergent protein kinase domain 1C isoform X3: protein MGTELKLCLEFGEGSVTGDMCEDLCVLSLVEYKRCLYYENGKKVIEARWRGTPIILKSKLENFSSYEPLGLVDYPQDAAEQLSPLDMVFYATMEVRSALGLTEGDDDEEGGGVNGSLARLWGNKLKLHERTYSRAELDSLWALLQQEEYTFLRVLQDLSVHVAKVLGSCGHFYAVEYLSAGHTWDQNIFSLEGVGVSGQDKPKPLGRWTSREMVHRIALSFLDMVSHFDHDFTHKLHLCDIKPENFAIRKDLTVVAIDVDMAFFEPKMRDLLDQNCSSDEDCSFFDCWSRCDLTSRRCNPRRHNSNLQVICEKIFRPWFSPTLLGTRAKLPLQVELQRAVQECSETEEGDEKMQKDRGAEGGQSRGIHQRLLSILTRLLQDEGASGEGGGSREGRGHAHTALNF, encoded by the exons ATGGGAACAGAACTGAAACTG tgtctGGAGTTCGGCGAGGGCTCTGTGACCGGCGACATGTGTGAGGACCTGTGTGTCCTCAGCCTGGTCGAGTACAAACGCTGCCTCTACTACGAAAATGGGAAGAAGGTGATCGAAGCGCGTTGGCGAGGAACTCCCATCATCCTGAAGTCCAAACTGGAGAACTTCTCCTCCTACGAGCCTCTGGGACTGGTGGACTACCCG CaggatgcagcagagcagctctcCCCGCTAGACATGGTTTTCTACGCCACTATGGAA GTGAGGAGCGCCCTGGGCCTGACTGAaggtgacgatgatgaagaaggAGGCGGAGTCAATGGCTCTCTGGCCAGACTGTGGGGGAACAAGCTGAAGCTCCATGAGAGGACCTActccagagcagagctggactCACTGtgggctctgctgcagcaggaggagtaCACCTTCCTCcg GGTTCTGCAGGACCTCAGTGTCCACGTGGCCAAAGTTTTGGGTTCCTGTGGTCATTTCTATGCAGTGGAGTACCTGTCAGCTGGACACACCTGGGACCAGAACATCTTCTCACTGGAGGGGGTGGGTGTCTCTGGACAGGACAAACCCAAACCTCTGGGCAGGTGGACCTCCAGAGAGATGGTCCATCGCATCGCGTTAAGCTTCCTGGACATGGTGTCACACTTTGACCATGACTTCACCCACAAGCTCCACCTCTGTGACATCAAACCTGAGAACTTCGCCATCAGGAAAGACCTGACG GTGGTCGCCATCGACGTGGACATGGCCTTCTTTGAGCCGAAGATGAgggacctcctggaccagaactGCAGCAGTGATGAGGACTGCAGCTTCTTCGACTGTTGGTCCCGGTGTGACCTGACCAGTCGTCGGTGCAACCCTCGGCGCCACAACAGCAACCTGCAG gtcATCTGTGAGAAGATCTTCAGACCATGGTTTTCTCCCACACTCCTGGGCACCAGAGCAaagctccctctgcag gtggagctgcagcGAGCAGTGCAGGAGTGTTCTGAAACAGAAGAAGGGGACGAGAAGATGCAgaaggacagaggagcagagggaggacaaAGCCGAGGGATCCATCAGCGACTCCTCAGCATCCTCACCCGCCTCCTCCAGGATGAAGGCGcttcaggggaggggggagggagcagggaggggagaggccacgcccacacggCGCTGAACTtctga
- the LOC130513707 gene encoding uncharacterized protein C18orf63, which produces MGSAVRSSTVLLDLPDFTHLCCVTLTLREEEKEPRSEQMKICRELVLLHTDVLASAAPESFTEITVVMALQLFHTGVIQMFGKRRRLMLGPPQRVSPAVLQACLSFSVTTRLSPSWNKAGLFLVSGKDFVSERGKMDAVRVEWNASEDQLCISVEANTIRAPPPTLEDLDLAPCVLRRFWSHPDSFLELPPAGRVWCHVLPSMKKGQIIRISHKLPQDGPFRTYGDLQNHWMSLYGYTLPELPEEELVYCSIYFRLVGERLFTYPLSCIRLQQVQRCPRRDQQGALSAFLSDVRTSLHNVCGFPTCLSRKRSRCTDAVSTPVQVLGDDINTAATSCRSPPLPQVPNVPHQLPTMPHFASQHSTQGSSQQERAQRLQDCGFRTGLSHGSASSSSSSEQSTPPKLVPIFTKRRPSRQASLALLRLRRQKERLPGASGETSHLTPMTFPAHNLVRAPPGQPRLWAPPAAKFRCPLKTTTEQSSEAIPKHRTSSDSSSQVTSAGPDVERRTRSGEPALPQLVS; this is translated from the exons ATGGGCTCGGCTGTCCGGTCCTCCACGGTTCTTCTGGACCTTCCAGACTTCACTCATTTGTGCTGCGTCACTCTGACTCTacgggaggaggagaaggagccgAGGAGCGAACAGATGAAGATCTGCAG AGAGCTGGTGCTGCTCCACACTGATGTGCTGGCCTCAGCAGCTCCGGAGTCCTTCACCGAGATCACCGTGGTCATGGCT CTCCAGCTTTTCCATACGGGTGTGATCCAGATGTTTGGAAAGAGACGTCGACTGATG ctGGGCCCCCCTCAGCGTGTCTCTCCAGCTGTTCTGCAGGCTTGTCTCTCGTTCTCTGTGACCACCAGACTCTCGCCCAGCTGGAACAAAGCTGGCCTCTTCCTCGTCAGCG GTAAAGACTTTGTGAGTGAGCGAGGGAAGATGGACGCCGTCC GAGTGGAGTGGAACGCCTCTGAAGATCAGCTGTGCATCAGCGTGGAAGCAAACACCATCAGAGCTCCTCCACCAACC CTGGAGGACTTGGACCTCGCTCCCTGCGTCCTCAGAAGGTTCTGGAGTCATCCTGACTCGTTTCTGgagctgccccctgctggaagaGTCTGGTGTCACGTGCTGCCCAG tatgAAAAAAGGCCAAATCATCAGAATCAGCCATAAGCTTCCTCAAGATGGACCATTCAGGACTTATGGAGACCTGCAGAACCACTGGATGAGCTTG tatGGTTACACCCTTCCTGAGCtgccagaggaggagctggtgtaCTGCAGCATTTACTTCAGACTGGTTGGAGAGCGCCTCTTCAC ATACCCGCTCAGCTGCATCCGCCTGCAGCAGGTACAGCGCTGTCCCCGGcgtgaccagcagggggcgctcagCGCCTTCCTGTCTGACGTCCGCACCAGTCTGCACAACGTGTGCGGGTTCCCTACTTGTTTGAGCAGAAAACGCAGTCGCTGCACGGACGCTGTCAGCACACCGgtgcag GTGTTGGGTGATGACATCAACACAGCCGCCACCTCCTGCCGCAGCCCGCCGCTCCCCCAAGTCCCAAATGTTCCTCATcaattacccacaatgcctcACTTCGCATCACAGCATTCAACTCAAGGTTCCTCTCAGCAGGAGAGAGCCCAGAGGCTTCAGGACTGTGGATTCAGGACCGGCCTGAGCCACGGatctgcttcttcctcctcttcctctgagcagtccaccccccccaaactggTTCCCATCTTTACGAAGAGGCGTCCCTCCCGCCAGGCCAGCCTGGCTCTGCTGCGCCTCAGGAGGCAGAAGGAGCGGCTGCCTGGGGCGAGTGGGGAGACCTCTCATTTGACCCCCATGACCTTCCCAGCCCACAACCTGGTCAGAGCACCACCTGGCCAGCCTCGTCTCtgggctcctcctgcagcaaagTTCAGATGCCCCCTGAAAACCACCACGGAACAAAGTTCTGAAGCAATCCCCAAACATCGGACCTCATCTGACAGCAGCTCACAG GTCACATCTGCAGGTCcagatgtggagagaagaaCCAGGTCAGGAGAACCTGCTCTTCCTCAGCTAGTCTCTTGA
- the dipk1c gene encoding divergent protein kinase domain 1C isoform X2, whose translation MFSTGPLPGGGDGGRGAGGPSLLRWLGLRMWSRQGTLVFALLWFSSWVFLNGLVLVQRRVLSDYCSDDKTRRILQRLCLEFGEGSVTGDMCEDLCVLSLVEYKRCLYYENGKKVIEARWRGTPIILKSKLENFSSYEPLGLVDYPDAAEQLSPLDMVFYATMEVRSALGLTEGDDDEEGGGVNGSLARLWGNKLKLHERTYSRAELDSLWALLQQEEYTFLRVLQDLSVHVAKVLGSCGHFYAVEYLSAGHTWDQNIFSLEGVGVSGQDKPKPLGRWTSREMVHRIALSFLDMVSHFDHDFTHKLHLCDIKPENFAIRKDLTVVAIDVDMAFFEPKMRDLLDQNCSSDEDCSFFDCWSRCDLTSRRCNPRRHNSNLQVICEKIFRPWFSPTLLGTRAKLPLQVELQRAVQECSETEEGDEKMQKDRGAEGGQSRGIHQRLLSILTRLLQDEGASGEGGGSREGRGHAHTALNF comes from the exons ATGTTCTCCACTGGTCCACTGCcgggtggaggagatggaggtcGAGGTGCTGGTGGACCGTCTCTGCTCCGCTGGCTGGGCCTCCGGATGTGGTCCCGCCAGGGGACCCTGGTCTTTGCTCTGCTCTGGTTTAGCTCCTGGGTGTTCCTAAAcggcctggtcctggtccaaaGAAGAGTCCTGTCAGACTACTGCAGCGACGACAAGACCAGAAGGATCCTGCAGCGGCTG tgtctGGAGTTCGGCGAGGGCTCTGTGACCGGCGACATGTGTGAGGACCTGTGTGTCCTCAGCCTGGTCGAGTACAAACGCTGCCTCTACTACGAAAATGGGAAGAAGGTGATCGAAGCGCGTTGGCGAGGAACTCCCATCATCCTGAAGTCCAAACTGGAGAACTTCTCCTCCTACGAGCCTCTGGGACTGGTGGACTACCCG gatgcagcagagcagctctcCCCGCTAGACATGGTTTTCTACGCCACTATGGAA GTGAGGAGCGCCCTGGGCCTGACTGAaggtgacgatgatgaagaaggAGGCGGAGTCAATGGCTCTCTGGCCAGACTGTGGGGGAACAAGCTGAAGCTCCATGAGAGGACCTActccagagcagagctggactCACTGtgggctctgctgcagcaggaggagtaCACCTTCCTCcg GGTTCTGCAGGACCTCAGTGTCCACGTGGCCAAAGTTTTGGGTTCCTGTGGTCATTTCTATGCAGTGGAGTACCTGTCAGCTGGACACACCTGGGACCAGAACATCTTCTCACTGGAGGGGGTGGGTGTCTCTGGACAGGACAAACCCAAACCTCTGGGCAGGTGGACCTCCAGAGAGATGGTCCATCGCATCGCGTTAAGCTTCCTGGACATGGTGTCACACTTTGACCATGACTTCACCCACAAGCTCCACCTCTGTGACATCAAACCTGAGAACTTCGCCATCAGGAAAGACCTGACG GTGGTCGCCATCGACGTGGACATGGCCTTCTTTGAGCCGAAGATGAgggacctcctggaccagaactGCAGCAGTGATGAGGACTGCAGCTTCTTCGACTGTTGGTCCCGGTGTGACCTGACCAGTCGTCGGTGCAACCCTCGGCGCCACAACAGCAACCTGCAG gtcATCTGTGAGAAGATCTTCAGACCATGGTTTTCTCCCACACTCCTGGGCACCAGAGCAaagctccctctgcag gtggagctgcagcGAGCAGTGCAGGAGTGTTCTGAAACAGAAGAAGGGGACGAGAAGATGCAgaaggacagaggagcagagggaggacaaAGCCGAGGGATCCATCAGCGACTCCTCAGCATCCTCACCCGCCTCCTCCAGGATGAAGGCGcttcaggggaggggggagggagcagggaggggagaggccacgcccacacggCGCTGAACTtctga
- the LOC130513712 gene encoding cytochrome b5 isoform X2 — protein sequence MGETSEKSPSGVKYFRLSEIEEQKSIKSTWIIINYKVYDVTKFLEEHPGGEEVLREHAGGDATESFEDVGHSTDAREMAGSLLMGELHPDDRHKIEKPQETWVTPVADEYSWTNWVVPGLVAILVTMLYRVLTSD from the exons ATGGGTGAAACGTCGGAAAAGAGCCCGAGCGGAGTGAAATACTTCCGTCTGTCCGAGATCGAAGAACAGAAGTCGATTAAATCAACGTGGATCATCATCAACTACAAAGTTTATGATGTGACCAAGttcctggaggag CAcccgggaggagaggaggtgctgcggGAGCATGCGGGCGGGGACGCCACGGAAAGCTTCGAGGATGTCGGCCACTCCACCGACGCCAGAGAGATGGCGGGCAGCCTGCTGATGGGCGAGCTGCACCCG GATGACAGACACAAGATCGAAAAACCACAG GAGACGTGGGTGACACCTGTGGCGGACGAGTACAG TTGGACTAACTGGGTCGTTCCCGGTCTGGTCGCCATCCTGGTCACCATGCTTTACCGCGTCCTCACCAGCGACTGA
- the LOC130513713 gene encoding LYR motif-containing protein 4, whose product MSINMSASTRSQVISLYKLLLTESKKFPSYNYRNYAVRRVRDAFRANRTIGDPTTVERLITEGQQTLALIQRQVSIGRMFASQKTVVG is encoded by the exons ATGAGTATCAACATGTCGGCGTCCACAAGATCACAAGTGATTTCTCTTTATAAATTGTTACTGACGGAGAGTAAGAAGTTTCCTTCGTACAACTACAG GAACTACGCAGTGCGACGGGTtcgtgatgccttcagggcCAACAGGACGATTGGAGATCCGACCACAGTGGAGAGACTGATAACAGAAGGACAGCAGACCCTGGCACTGATACAgagacag gtcagCATTGGCCGGATGTTTGCGTCCCAGAAGACAGTGGTTGGATAA
- the ppp1r3g gene encoding protein phosphatase 1 regulatory subunit 3G: MSRSLLQFHAGGESPSPGQTAENGRGENEEADEEEDLDDEADASQLERFMRDRRRARSLPAYPAALLDGVPESDSRKRVKFADSMGLDLASVKHFSALEEPQIPSKVLSRHRSFPPQELFTDLCHSFTSSLDRLVSCFPEPLDTERRVQLLRVCLEKITITHFEVRGQIRVLCGRRVKEVGVRYTFNDWLSHVDAQALHVAAEESGTVGERFGFTVYTPPFMDPSSAVHFAVYLKSDEGEFWDNNEGRNYTLRYRCMGGTSAAFT; the protein is encoded by the coding sequence ATGTCCCGCTCACTGCTCCAGTTCCACGCCGGCGGAGAGTCGCCCTCTCCGGGCCAAACGGCTGAGAACGGCCGGGGAGAGAACGAAGaagcagatgaggaggaagatctggACGATGAGGCAGATGCCTCTCAGCTGGAGAGGTTCATGAGAGACCGCAGGAGAGCGCGGTCCCTGCCAGCCTACCCCGCCGCGCTCCTGGACGGGGTCCCGGAGAGCGACAGCAGAAAGCGGGTCAAGTTTGCGGACTCGATGGGCCTGGACCTGGCCAGCGTCAAGCATTTTAGTGCGCTGGAGGAGCCGCAGATTCCGAGCAAGGTTCTGTCCAGGCACAGGAGCTTCCCCCCACAGGAGCTTTTCACAGACCTGTGCCACAGCTTCACGTCCAGCCTGGACCGCCTGGTCTCCTGTTTCCCGGAGCCCCTGGACACGGAGCggagagtccagctgctgcGCGTCTGTCTGGAGAAGATCACGATCACCCATTTCGAGGTTCGGGGACAGATCCGGGTCCTGTGCGGCCGCAGGGTAAAGGAGGTCGGGGTGAGGTACACCTTCAACGACTGGCTGTCCCATGTGGACGCGCAGGCTCTGCACGTGGCCGCGGAGGAGTCCGGGACGGTGGGAGAGCGCTTCGGCTTCACCGTGTACACGCCGCCCTTCATGGACCCCAGCTCGGCCGTGCACTTCGCCGTGTACCTGAAGAGCGACGAGGGCGAGTTCTGGGACAACAACGAAGGCCGCAACTACACGCTCCGGTACCGGTGCATGGGCGGAACCAGCGCAGCGTTCACCTGA
- the tubb6 gene encoding tubulin, beta 6 class V yields MKVAARSRHPDEEQNIDTRRKMREIVHIQAGQCGNQIGTKFWEVISDEHGIDSAGTYVGDSSLQLDRINVYYNQASSHKYVPRAVLVDLEPGTMDSVRSGAFGQLFRPDNFIFGQTGAGNNWAKGHYTEGAELVDSVLDIVRKECEHCDCLQGFQLTHSLGGGTGSGMGTLLISKIREEYPDRIMNTFSVMPSPKVSDTVVEPYNATLSVHQLVENTDETYCIDNEALYDICFRTLKLTTPTYGDLNHLVSATMSGVTTSLRFPGQLNADLRKLAVNMVPFPRLHFFMPGFAPLTARGSQQYRALSVPELTQQMFDARNMMAACDPRHGRYLTVATVFRGPMSMKEVDEQMLNIQNKNSSYFVEWIPNNVKVAVCDIAPRGLKMAATFIGNSTAIQELFKRISEQFSAMFRRKAFLHWFTGEGMDEMEFTEAESNMNDLVSEYQQYQDATANDGEENFEDEEDEIPE; encoded by the exons TTCTGGGAAGTGATCAGCGATGAGCACGGCATCGACTCTGCGGGGACGTACGTGGGCGACTCCTCGCTGCAGCTGGACAGAATCAACGTTTACTACAACCAGGCGTCCT cacaTAAATACGTCCCCCGGGCTGTGCTGGTGGACCTGGAACCAGGAACCATGGACAGCGTGCGCTCGGGAGCCTTCGGACAACTGTTCAGACCCGACAACTTCATCTTTG GTCAGACAGGCGCTGGGAACAACTGGGCCAAAGGTCATTACacggagggggcggagcttgtgGACTCGGTCCTGGACATCGTGAGGAAAGAGTGTGAGCACTGCGACTGTCTCCAA GGCTTCCAGCTCACTCACTCCCTGGGTGGGGGCACCGGCTCAGGCATGGGCACCCTGCTGATCAGCAAGATCCGGGAGGAGTACCCCGATCGCATCATGAACACCTTCAGCGTCATGCCGTCGCCAAAG GTGTCGGACACGGTGGTGGAGCCCTACAACGCCACGCTGTCGGTGCACCAGCTGGTGGAAAACACCGATGAGACCTACTGCATCGACAACGAGGCTCTCTACGACATCTGCTTTCGCACCCTGAAGCTGACCACGCCCACCTACGGCGACCTGAACCACCTGGTGTCGGCCACGATGAGCGGAGTCACGACTTCCCTCCGCTTCCCCGGGCAGCTGAACGCCGACCTGCGTAAGCTAGCGGTCAACATGGTGCCTTTCCCAAGACTCCACTTCTTCATGCCGGGATTTGCTCCCCTGACGGCGAGGGGGAGTCAGCAGTACCGAGCTCTGAGCGTCCCCGAGCTCACCCAGCAGATGTTTGATGCCAGGAACATGATGGCGGCCTGCGACCCTCGCCACGGCCGCTACCTGACCGTCGCCACCGTCTTCCGCGGTCCCATGTCCATGAAGGAGGTGGACGAGCAGATGCTGAACATTCAGAACAAGAACAGCAGCTACTTTGTGGAGTGGATCCCCAACAACGTGAAGGTAGCCGTCTGCGACATTGCTCCACGCGGGCTCAAGATGGCCGCCACCTTCATCGGCAACAGCACCGCCATCCAGGAGCTGTTCAAGAGGATCTCGGAGCAGTTCTCGGCCATGTTCCGCAGGAAGGCGTTCCTGCACTGGTTCACCGGAGAGGGCATGGACGAGATGGAGTTCACGGAGGCGGAGAGCAACATGAACGACCTGGTGTCCGAGTACCAGCAGTACCAGGACGCCACGGCCAATGACGGGGAGGAGAACTtcgaggacgaggaggatgaGATCCCCGAGTAA
- the dipk1c gene encoding divergent protein kinase domain 1C isoform X1, whose protein sequence is MFSTGPLPGGGDGGRGAGGPSLLRWLGLRMWSRQGTLVFALLWFSSWVFLNGLVLVQRRVLSDYCSDDKTRRILQRLCLEFGEGSVTGDMCEDLCVLSLVEYKRCLYYENGKKVIEARWRGTPIILKSKLENFSSYEPLGLVDYPQDAAEQLSPLDMVFYATMEVRSALGLTEGDDDEEGGGVNGSLARLWGNKLKLHERTYSRAELDSLWALLQQEEYTFLRVLQDLSVHVAKVLGSCGHFYAVEYLSAGHTWDQNIFSLEGVGVSGQDKPKPLGRWTSREMVHRIALSFLDMVSHFDHDFTHKLHLCDIKPENFAIRKDLTVVAIDVDMAFFEPKMRDLLDQNCSSDEDCSFFDCWSRCDLTSRRCNPRRHNSNLQVICEKIFRPWFSPTLLGTRAKLPLQVELQRAVQECSETEEGDEKMQKDRGAEGGQSRGIHQRLLSILTRLLQDEGASGEGGGSREGRGHAHTALNF, encoded by the exons ATGTTCTCCACTGGTCCACTGCcgggtggaggagatggaggtcGAGGTGCTGGTGGACCGTCTCTGCTCCGCTGGCTGGGCCTCCGGATGTGGTCCCGCCAGGGGACCCTGGTCTTTGCTCTGCTCTGGTTTAGCTCCTGGGTGTTCCTAAAcggcctggtcctggtccaaaGAAGAGTCCTGTCAGACTACTGCAGCGACGACAAGACCAGAAGGATCCTGCAGCGGCTG tgtctGGAGTTCGGCGAGGGCTCTGTGACCGGCGACATGTGTGAGGACCTGTGTGTCCTCAGCCTGGTCGAGTACAAACGCTGCCTCTACTACGAAAATGGGAAGAAGGTGATCGAAGCGCGTTGGCGAGGAACTCCCATCATCCTGAAGTCCAAACTGGAGAACTTCTCCTCCTACGAGCCTCTGGGACTGGTGGACTACCCG CaggatgcagcagagcagctctcCCCGCTAGACATGGTTTTCTACGCCACTATGGAA GTGAGGAGCGCCCTGGGCCTGACTGAaggtgacgatgatgaagaaggAGGCGGAGTCAATGGCTCTCTGGCCAGACTGTGGGGGAACAAGCTGAAGCTCCATGAGAGGACCTActccagagcagagctggactCACTGtgggctctgctgcagcaggaggagtaCACCTTCCTCcg GGTTCTGCAGGACCTCAGTGTCCACGTGGCCAAAGTTTTGGGTTCCTGTGGTCATTTCTATGCAGTGGAGTACCTGTCAGCTGGACACACCTGGGACCAGAACATCTTCTCACTGGAGGGGGTGGGTGTCTCTGGACAGGACAAACCCAAACCTCTGGGCAGGTGGACCTCCAGAGAGATGGTCCATCGCATCGCGTTAAGCTTCCTGGACATGGTGTCACACTTTGACCATGACTTCACCCACAAGCTCCACCTCTGTGACATCAAACCTGAGAACTTCGCCATCAGGAAAGACCTGACG GTGGTCGCCATCGACGTGGACATGGCCTTCTTTGAGCCGAAGATGAgggacctcctggaccagaactGCAGCAGTGATGAGGACTGCAGCTTCTTCGACTGTTGGTCCCGGTGTGACCTGACCAGTCGTCGGTGCAACCCTCGGCGCCACAACAGCAACCTGCAG gtcATCTGTGAGAAGATCTTCAGACCATGGTTTTCTCCCACACTCCTGGGCACCAGAGCAaagctccctctgcag gtggagctgcagcGAGCAGTGCAGGAGTGTTCTGAAACAGAAGAAGGGGACGAGAAGATGCAgaaggacagaggagcagagggaggacaaAGCCGAGGGATCCATCAGCGACTCCTCAGCATCCTCACCCGCCTCCTCCAGGATGAAGGCGcttcaggggaggggggagggagcagggaggggagaggccacgcccacacggCGCTGAACTtctga